A stretch of the Pan troglodytes isolate AG18354 chromosome 20, NHGRI_mPanTro3-v2.0_pri, whole genome shotgun sequence genome encodes the following:
- the DAPK3 gene encoding death-associated protein kinase 3 isoform X1, whose product MSTFRQEDVEDHYEMGEELGSGQFAIVRKCRQKGTGKEYAAKFIKKRRLSSSRRGVSREEIEREVNILREIRHPNIITLHDIFENKTDVVLILELVSGGELFDFLAEKESLTEDEATQFLKQILDGVHYLHSKRIAHFDLKPENIMLLDKNVPNPRIKLIDFGIAHKIEAGNEFKNIFGTPEFVAPEIVNYEPLGLEADMWSIGVITYILLSGASPFLGETKQETLTNISAVNYDFDEEYFSNTSELAKDFIRRLLVKDPKRRMTIAQSLEHSWIKAIRRRNVRGEDSGRKPERRRLKTTRLKEYTIKSHSSLPPNNSYADFERFSKVLEEAAAAEEGLRELQRSRRLCHEDVEALAAIYEEKEAWYREESDSLGQDLRRLRQELLKTEALKRQAQEEAKGALLGTSGLKRRFSRLENRYEALAKQVASEMRFVQDLVRALEQEKLQGVECGLR is encoded by the exons ATGTCCACGTTCAGGCAGGAGGACGTGGAGGACCATTATGAGATGGGGGAGGAGCTGGGCAG cgGCCAGTTTGCCATCGTGCGGAAGTGCCGGCAGAAGGGCACGGGCAAGGAGTACGCAGCCAAGTTCATCAAGAAGCGCCGCCTGTCATCCAGCCGGCGTGGGGTGAGCCGGGAGGAGATCGAGCGGGAGGTGAACATCCTGCGGGAGATCCGGCACCCCAACATCATCACCCTGCACGACATCTTCGAGAACAAGACGGACGTGGTCCTCATCCTGGAGCTGGTCTCTGGCGGGGAGCTCTTTGACTTCCTGGCGGAGAAGGAGTCGCTGACGGAGGACGAGGCCACCCAGTTCCTCAAGCAGATCCTGGACGGCGTTCACTACCTGCATTCTAAGCGCATCGCACACTTTGACCTGAAG CCGGAAAACATCATGCTGCTGGACAAGAACGTGCCCAACCCACGAATCAAGCTCATCGACTTCGGCATCGCGCACAAGATCGAGGCGGGGAACGAGTTCAAGAACATCTTTGGCACCCCGGAGTTTGTGG CCCCAGAGATTGTGAACTATGAGCCGCTGGGCCTGGAGGCGGACATGTG GAGCATCGGTGTCATCACCTACATCCT CCTGAGCGGTGCATCCCCGTTCCTGGGCGAGACCAAGCAGGAGACGCTCACCAACATCTCAGCCGTGAACTACGACTTCGACGAGGAGTACTTCAGCAACACCAGCGAGCTGGCCAAGGACTTCATTCGCCGGCTGCTCGTCAAAGATCCCAA ACGGAGAATGACCATTGCCCAGAGCCTGGAACATTCCTGGATTAAG GCGATCCGGCGGCGGAACGTGCGTGGTGAGGACAGCGGCCGCAAGCCCGAGCGGCGGCGCCTGAAGACCACGCGTCTGAAGGAGTACACCATCAAGTCGCACTCCAGCTTGCCGCCCAACAACAGCTACGCCGACTTCGAGCGCTTCTCCAAGGTGCTGGAGGAGGCGGCGGCCGCCGAGGAGGGCCTGCGCGAGCTGCAGCGCAGCCGGCGGCTCTGCCACGAGGACGTGGAGGCGCTGGCCGCCATCTACGAGGAGAAGGAGGCCTGGTACCGCGAGGAGAGCGACAGCCTGGGCCAGGACCTGCGGAGGCTACGGCAGGAGCTGCTCAAGACCGAGGCGCTCAAGCGGCAGGCGCAGGAGGAGGCCAAGGGCGCGCTGCTGGGGACCAGCGGCCTCAAGCGCCGCTTCAGCCGCCTGGAGAACCGCTACGAGGCGCTGGCCAAGCAAGTAGCCTCCGAGATGCGCTTCGTGCAGGACCTCGTGCGCGCCCTGGAGCAGGAGAAGCTGCAGGGCGTGGAGTGCGGGCTGCGCTAG
- the DAPK3 gene encoding death-associated protein kinase 3 isoform X2 has protein sequence MSTFRQEDVEDHYEMGEELGSGQFAIVRKCRQKGTGKEYAAKFIKKRRLSSSRRGVSREEIEREVNILREIRHPNIITLHDIFENKTDVVLILELVSGGELFDFLAEKESLTEDEATQFLKQILDGVHYLHSKRIAHFDLKPENIMLLDKNVPNPRIKLIDFGIAHKIEAGNEFKNIFGTPEFVAPEIVNYEPLGLEADMCLSGASPFLGETKQETLTNISAVNYDFDEEYFSNTSELAKDFIRRLLVKDPKRRMTIAQSLEHSWIKAIRRRNVRGEDSGRKPERRRLKTTRLKEYTIKSHSSLPPNNSYADFERFSKVLEEAAAAEEGLRELQRSRRLCHEDVEALAAIYEEKEAWYREESDSLGQDLRRLRQELLKTEALKRQAQEEAKGALLGTSGLKRRFSRLENRYEALAKQVASEMRFVQDLVRALEQEKLQGVECGLR, from the exons ATGTCCACGTTCAGGCAGGAGGACGTGGAGGACCATTATGAGATGGGGGAGGAGCTGGGCAG cgGCCAGTTTGCCATCGTGCGGAAGTGCCGGCAGAAGGGCACGGGCAAGGAGTACGCAGCCAAGTTCATCAAGAAGCGCCGCCTGTCATCCAGCCGGCGTGGGGTGAGCCGGGAGGAGATCGAGCGGGAGGTGAACATCCTGCGGGAGATCCGGCACCCCAACATCATCACCCTGCACGACATCTTCGAGAACAAGACGGACGTGGTCCTCATCCTGGAGCTGGTCTCTGGCGGGGAGCTCTTTGACTTCCTGGCGGAGAAGGAGTCGCTGACGGAGGACGAGGCCACCCAGTTCCTCAAGCAGATCCTGGACGGCGTTCACTACCTGCATTCTAAGCGCATCGCACACTTTGACCTGAAG CCGGAAAACATCATGCTGCTGGACAAGAACGTGCCCAACCCACGAATCAAGCTCATCGACTTCGGCATCGCGCACAAGATCGAGGCGGGGAACGAGTTCAAGAACATCTTTGGCACCCCGGAGTTTGTGG CCCCAGAGATTGTGAACTATGAGCCGCTGGGCCTGGAGGCGGACATGTG CCTGAGCGGTGCATCCCCGTTCCTGGGCGAGACCAAGCAGGAGACGCTCACCAACATCTCAGCCGTGAACTACGACTTCGACGAGGAGTACTTCAGCAACACCAGCGAGCTGGCCAAGGACTTCATTCGCCGGCTGCTCGTCAAAGATCCCAA ACGGAGAATGACCATTGCCCAGAGCCTGGAACATTCCTGGATTAAG GCGATCCGGCGGCGGAACGTGCGTGGTGAGGACAGCGGCCGCAAGCCCGAGCGGCGGCGCCTGAAGACCACGCGTCTGAAGGAGTACACCATCAAGTCGCACTCCAGCTTGCCGCCCAACAACAGCTACGCCGACTTCGAGCGCTTCTCCAAGGTGCTGGAGGAGGCGGCGGCCGCCGAGGAGGGCCTGCGCGAGCTGCAGCGCAGCCGGCGGCTCTGCCACGAGGACGTGGAGGCGCTGGCCGCCATCTACGAGGAGAAGGAGGCCTGGTACCGCGAGGAGAGCGACAGCCTGGGCCAGGACCTGCGGAGGCTACGGCAGGAGCTGCTCAAGACCGAGGCGCTCAAGCGGCAGGCGCAGGAGGAGGCCAAGGGCGCGCTGCTGGGGACCAGCGGCCTCAAGCGCCGCTTCAGCCGCCTGGAGAACCGCTACGAGGCGCTGGCCAAGCAAGTAGCCTCCGAGATGCGCTTCGTGCAGGACCTCGTGCGCGCCCTGGAGCAGGAGAAGCTGCAGGGCGTGGAGTGCGGGCTGCGCTAG